From Populus trichocarpa isolate Nisqually-1 chromosome 19, P.trichocarpa_v4.1, whole genome shotgun sequence, a single genomic window includes:
- the LOC18110372 gene encoding probable terpene synthase 6 has protein sequence METQAHLTASSNRQNNSRPEANFPPSLWGCSFASFSFPQAEFESYSRKVEVLKEDVKDMLTASKKDPVEHIEFVNQLCRLGVSYHFDDEIENSLKEIFDDLPNLLEKHDFDLSTVSLLFRVFRQHGFKMPCVVFDKFKDTNGEFKKTIINDVKGILSLYEASFLSVHGEQVLDEALVFTKANLESLAMQSNPRIADHIRNALIRPFHKGVPRIEARKYISFYEEDESRNATLLKFAKIDFNRVQLIHRQELSILSRWWNDLNFSEEFPYARDRIVEIYFWANGIHFEPQYAFSRMMVTKYTKIVSLVDDTYDAYASSEEIQHFTNAIERCSMNAIDQLPADYMKVLYRALLNLFNETENDMGKQGRYYASYYVKEAFKELVRGYHAEEEWADKCHVPTFDEYVRNGLATSAYGVIMAASFLGMEEVAGGEEYEWLKSNPKIIKAGKMIGRLMNDIVGHEDEQKRGDCASGAECYMKQYDVSEKKAIEEIQKMDVNAWKDINEDCMRPTNAPMLLLQHFVNLIRVTDVIYGNDDDAYTIPSSLKDYVTLLYIEQVPMYE, from the exons atggaaacccAAGCACATTTAACAGCAAGCAGTAATCGGCAAAACAATTCTCGTCCAGAGGCAAATTTCCCACCAAGCTTGTGGGGTTGTAGCTTCGCTTCATTTTCCTTCCCACAAGCG gaaTTCGAGTCATACAGCCGAAAAGTAGAAGTGTTGAAGGAAGATGTGAAGGACATGCTGACGGCATCCAAAAAGGATCCAGTGGAACATATTGAATTCGTTAATCAGTTATGTCGGCTTGGTGTGTCATATCATTTTGACGACGAGATTGAAAACAGCCTTAAAGAAATTTTTGATGACCTTCCTAATCTTCTTGAGAAGCATGACTTTGATCTCTCCACTGTGTCACTACTATTTCGAGTATTCAGACAGCATGGATTCAAAATGCCTTGCG TTGTGTTCGACAAGTTCAAGGACACCAATGGAGAGTTTAAGAAAACAATCATCAACGATGTTAAAGGCATCCTGAGCTTGTATGAAGCTTCATTTTTAAGTGTGCATGGAGAACAGGTACTGGATGAAGCTCTTGTTTTCACAAAGGCAAACCTGGAGTCTTTGGCTATGCAATCAAACCCACGTATAGCAGACCATATTAGGAACGCTTTGATCCGGCCCTTTCACAAAGGCGTACCAAGAATAGAGGCTAGAAAATACATCTCTTTCTACGAAGAAGATGAGTCTCGCAATGCCACTCTACTCAAGTTTGCCAAGATAGATTTCAATCGAGTTCAGTTAATACATCGACAAGAGCTATCCATTCTCTCgag GTGGtggaatgatttaaatttttctgaGGAGTTTCCATATGCAAGAGATAGAATTGTAGAGATCTATTTCTGGGCAAATGGAATCCATTTCGAGCCTCAATATGCTTTCTCTCGGATGATGGTCAcgaaatatacaaaaattgtATCACTGGTAGATGATACATATGATGCATATGCATCTTCTGAAGAAATACAGCATTTTACTAATGCAATTGAAAG ATGCAGCATGAATGCTATTGATCAACTACCTGCCGATTACATGAAAGTTCTTTATAGAGCTCTTCTGAATCTTTTCAACGAAACTGAGAATGATATGGGAAAGCAAGGAAGATACTATGCCTCATATTATGTGAAGGAAGCA TTCAAAGAATTGGTGAGAGGCTACCATGCGGAGGAGGAGTGGGCGGATAAATGCCATGTCCCAACATTCGATGAGTATGTGCGCAATGGATTAGCCACAAGTGCTTATGGGGTAATTATGGCAGCATCCTTTCTTGGAATGGAAGAAGTTGCAGGAGGGGAGGAGTATGAATGGCTAAAAAgtaatccaaaaattattaaagctGGAAAGATGATCGGTCGTTTGATGAATGACATTGTGGGCCACGAG GATGAACAAAAGAGAGGAGACTGCGCATCCGGTGCTGAATGCTACATGAAACAATATGATGTATCGGAGAAGAAAGCAATTGAAGAGATACAAAAGATGGACGTTAATGCGTGGAAGGATATCAATGAAGATTGCATGAGGCCAACTAATGCTCCAATGCTTCTCCTTCAACATTTTGTTAATCTTATTCGAGTTACAGATGTTATTTATGGGAATGATGACGATGCCTACACAATTCCatcaagtttaaaagattatgtcACTTTATTATATATTGAGCAAGTGCCTATGTATGAATAA